The genomic segment TCCCAGGACGGATGGCGCAACTCGACGGCCACCCGGATCGATCCCGGCACGAGATCCAGGAACGAATCCAGTCGCGTCTCAGATGCACTGTCGCGCTGCAATTCTGGATGCACCTGGACCAACAGCACACCGTGATGGTCGCCCAGCAGGTGCCAACACCGTTCGAACCGCTCGATCCAGGGCTCGGGCGAGCCCAGCCGGCGATAGTGGGTCAATCCGCGGTGGGCCTTGACCGACATCGTGAAGCCGGGCGACAGTTGGTCGCGCCATCGGGTGAAGGTCGAATCCTTGGGCCAGCGGTAAAAGCTGGCGTTGAGTTCGACGGTGTCGAAAACCTCCGCGTATCGGGCGAGCCGGCGCGCGGATGCCGTTCCGCGCGGGTAGAGCACGTCGGCCCAGTGGTCGTAGGACCACCCCGAAGTGCCGATCCGAACGGTCAACCGGCCATCCTGCTACACAACTCCTTGTCCAGCGACGCCCGGACGAGCGCGGCGGCCAACCGCGCGTTGGCCCGCGGCGCCAGTGCTCCCAGCTCGGCCGGTTCGGCGGGTAGCCCCAGCTTCTTCGCTGTCCCGGTGGCACGGTCGTCGAAGTACGGACGGACCCACGGCCACACGTCCTGCACCTCGCGCAGATAGATGTCGGCGCCGGTATCGCCAATTCCCTTGAATTCCTTTAGCATTCGCCTCGCTTGAGCGGCGTCCTGATGACTGCGCTCGGCGATTTCACGCAGATCGCCGAAGTACTCGTCGTCCACCCGCTGCGCCATCTCGGTGAGCCGGGTGGCCGAACTTTCGTCGTAGCGCACGTAGTGCGCGCGGCCGAACGCGTCGATTATCTTGTGCCGGTCGGCCGCCAGGACCGCCTTGGGCGTGCGCAGGCCGGCCTTGAACAGCTCGCGCGCCCCACGCATCGCGATCGCGGCATCGATGGGCTTGCTGGCAAGCATGCTCAACACCAGCAGTTGGAACAGCGGCATCGGTTTGTCGCCGATCCGGATTCCCGCCTCGTGCGCGTACGTGCTGCCGCCGGCCTTAAGCACGCGCCGCACCAGCTGCTTGGACCCGTCCGACTTGCTCATAGCTCGGCGCGTACCCGCCACGCGCGCCGGCAAACGTTACTTCGATGGCAGGCTGCCCGCGTACCCCACGCCGCGGTCAACCCAACTCGCAAGCTGGCGTTTGGTTTTCACGCCCTCGGCGGCCACCCGCAACCAGCCCCGGGCTTCGCGGCCGGCCATCACCATCGGGCTGACGTGGGGGCGATCCAGCAGCTTGACCGTGTCCTCGGGCGGCACCCGCACCATCAATCCGCCCTTGCCGCTGGCCGCGACCGCCATGTTTCCGCCGACGAGAAATGCCAGCCCGCCGAACATCGCCTTCTCGTCGACCCCGCGCAGGGGTGCCAGCAATTCGCGGATCCGGTTGGCGAGTTCTAGGTCGTAGGCCATGTGTCGACGCTAATCGTGTGCACCGACATTCGCGGCCGGGTCAGTCCAGGTCGACCCGAATGGTGAGCAGGTCGCTGCCCATCATGCGCACCACCGCGCTGTTGAGCCGCGGCAGATTGTCCAGCCGGCGCACCGCGTCATCGTCGGGCAACAGGTGAGCGGTGCCGTTTCGCCACTGCCCACCAAGGCGCAGCCGTACACCGGGGTTGGCCTTGATGTTGCGCACATAGTCCGAGTGCTCGCCGTGTTCGGAGACCATCCAGAACTGGTTGTCCACCACACGTCCGCCGACCGGGGTGCGGCGAGGCTGGCCGCTCTTGCGGCCAGTCGTTTCGAGCATGGTCACCGGCAATTGCCGACCGACCGGATTGACCACCAACCGTTGAACACGATGCACTACTTGCCGTTTGAGATCGCCGAGGCCGGTCACGCCGTCGATTCTGCAATAGCCACAGGCCGGCCGCCAGGCCCGGGTGCGCGCGGCAGGTAATCCACCACCAGTTGAGTGGGCCCGGAAATCCCGGCGATCGGCTTCCAGGGGGCGTCGCCAACGCGGCGCGGACACGTCAGCATCTGCGCCAACGCGGCGAGCGCCTCCGCGAGCTCGACGCGGGCCAGGTGCGCGCCGAGGCAATAGTGATTGCCGCCACCGAACGTCAGCATCGCGGGCGGGCCATCGCGAGTGATGTCCAGGCGATCCGGTGCATCGTATTTCGCAGGATCCCGGTTGGCTGCGGCGGTGTTGGCGAAAACCGGTGTGCCGGCAGGGATTATGAGACCACCCAGTGCCAGGTCCTCAGTGGGAACGCGCAGCGTCTTCAAAATGATCGGCGAGTGGCGCATCACCTCCTCGACGGCCCGCGGGGCGAGCTCGGGATGTGCGGCGAGGCGGTCCCATTGGTCAGGATGGCCGCAGAATGCCTGTACGGCGGCTGACAACTGATTGCGGGTGGTGTCGGTCCCGCCGTTGAGCAGGATCAGGGCCAAGTTGACCAGTTCCTCGTGGGTGAGGCGGTCGCCTTGATCCTCGGCGCGGATCAGGTCCGATATCAGGTCATCGGACAGGTCGCGACGGCGCCGGGCGATCAAGTCGTCGAGGTATGCGTCGAACTCGTCCCAGGCCACCAGAATCTCGGTCGTGTGCGGCGCGACGTCCACGCCGAACGCATAGCCGATGTGATCGGCCCAGCCGGAGAACAACTGCCAGTCGGAGCGCGGTGCGCCGAGCATCGCGCAGATGATAGGCACCGGGTAAGGACGAGCGATCGCGGTGACGATGTCACAGCGACCAGCGTCGCGATGTGCGGCAATCAGTTCGGCGATGACCTCGACGCAGGCCTGGCGCATTCGATCGGCAGCGCGGGGGGTGAAGGCCCGTGAAACGAGTCGGCGCAGGCGATGGTGTTCGCGGCCGTCCAGGCTGATGATCAGCCGACACACCCGATCCCACACCGGTCCACCGGTGATTCCCTGGACGGCCAGGGCAAGTCCTCGCGGCATGGCGAAGCGAGAATCGCGCAGCACCGTGCGTACTAGGTCATAAGTAAGGACTTCGGGGCCAAAGGGTCCCAGCGCGAATGGGCCCTGCTCGCGGGCCCGCCGGAGCACATCGTGGACCTCATCGATCGTGCCGGCATCGTCGTAAGCGATCTCCGGGAGTTCGACCTGGTCCAGGGTCGGCAAAGCGTGGGTTGTCATAGGGACGCTCCTTGCAGTCGGTTCGGAGTCGACTATCCGGACTCGACGTGGCTGGGGCATCGGCCGAATTACCTATCCGCACCCCGAGTGTCTGAGGGAGCCGCGTCAGCAATTTGGCTGATGAATTGTCATCGCAGCCTGGTGGATCGTGGCTAGCATGAGCGAAATTGACGAAAGCGACCTGACTGTGGCCGAGATGTTGCCTACGGGAACGGTGACGCTGTTGTTGGCAGACGTCGAAGGCTCTACTCGGCTGTGGCAAACCGTTCCCGACGAAATGGCGGACGCGGTCGCCCGACTGGATCAGGTGCTGGGTCGCATCGTTGCCGAGCATCGGGGGGTGCGGCCCGTCGAACAAGGCGAGGGCGACAGCTTTGTTCTGGCTTTCCGCCACGCCACGGACGCCGTCGCGTGTGCTCTGGCGTTGCAGCGCGAGCCGCTGGCGCCCATAAGGGTGCGCATCGGGGTGCACACCGGGGAAGTCCAGTTGCGCGACGAGGGCAACTACATCGGATCGACCATCAACAAGGCGGCGCGGCTGCGCGATCTCGCGCATGGCGGACAGATCGTGCTGTCGGGCGCGGCCACCGAGCTGGCGGCCGACTGTCTTCCGCCGAACGCGTGGTTGATTGAACTGGGCACGCACCGGCTACGCGACCTGCCACGCGCCGAACGGGTAGTGCAGCTGTGCCATCCAGATATCAGTGTCGAGTTCCCGCCGCTGCGGGTGGCCGAGGACGCAGTCACCGGTCGGCTGCCCGTCCAGTTGACCAGCTTTATCGGCCGAGGTGACGAGCTTGGCGAGCTGCGGAATCTCCTGTCGGACAACCGTCTGCTCACCCTGACCGGGGCCGGCGGGGTCGGCAAGACCCGGCTGGCGCTCGAGCTAGCCGCGGCGGTAGCCGGCGAATTCCCCGGCGGCGCCTGGTGTGTCGACCTGGCGCCGATCCCCCACCCGGACGTGATCGCGGTGACGGTCGCGCTCGCGCTCGGCTTGCCCGACCAACCGGGAATATCCACCCTCGACAACATCGTGCGGTTCATCGGCGACCGCACGATCCTGCTGGTGGTGGACAACTGCGAACACCTGCTCGACGGAACCGCCTCGGTCATCACCGAACTGCTGGGCCGGTGCCCGAACCTGAAAGTGCTGGCCACCAGTCGCGAGCCCCTCGCGGTTGCGGGCGAGGTGAGCTGGCGCGTGCCGTCGCTGTCGGTCGACGACGACGCCGTCGCCCTGTTCACCGACCGCGCGAAACGCGTGCGGCCGAACTTCCGCGTCACCGACGACAACCTCGCCGTCGTGCGCGAGCTGTGCCGCCGGCTCGACGGCCTGCCGCTGGCCATCGAGCTGGCCGCCGCGCGGGTGCGCGCTTTGTCGCTACCCGAGATCATCGCGGGCCTCAACGACCGCTTCCGATTACTCACCGGCGGCTCCCGCACGGCGGTGCGTCGACAGCAGACGCTGCACGCCTCCGTCGACTGGTCGCACACCCTGCTGACCGACGAGGAGAGAAGCCTTTTTCACAGCACGGCGGTGTTCGCGGGCGGATTCGATTTGGACGCAGCGTCTTTCGTGTGCGCGGAGGGCCGCGCCGAGCGGTTCCACGTCGTCGACCAACTGACCCTGCTGGTCGACAAGTCACTGGTGGTCGCCGAGGAAGGACGGCTGGGCACGCGCTACCGGCTGCTGGAGACGATCCGCCAGTACGCCCAAGAGCACCTTGGCGCGTCGGGGCAGGCCGATGCGGTGCGGGAGCGACATCGCGATTACTACCTCGCGATGGCCACTGCCCTCGACGCCCCGCAACGCACCGACTACGAGCACCGCCTCGACCAAGTGGAAGTCGAGATGGACAACCTGCGGGCCGCTTTGGGATGGTGCCTGGAGACCCGCGCCATCGGGCCGGCACTGACACTGGCCTCCGCGCTGTTCCCGCTCTGGCGCTCACGGCTGCGCATCTGGGAGGGCAAGTCGTGGTTCGACACCGTGTTCGCCGAAAAGTCGTCCGACGGTGACCACGCTGTAGACCGGACGGTATGGGCACGCGCGCTGGCCGATGCCGCGGCGCTGGGTGCTTGGCTCGGTGCCCTCGACAATATGCAACGCGCCGAGCGGGCGCTGGCGATCGCCCGCGAGGTCGACGACCCGGCCCTGCTGACCCGCGTGCTGACCTCGTATGGGTTGGTCGCCGGATGGAGCGCGGTCGGCGGAACCGCGACGCAGGCTTGTTTCGATGAGGCCGGCCGCCTCGCCCGGGAGCTTGGGGACTGGTGGGGGCTCAGCCAAATCTATGCCTGGCAGGCCTATTCGGCCGTCGGTGTCGGCGACGCGCGCGCGGCGCGCGCCGCGGCCGAACAGGGCCGAGACGTCGCCGAGTCGATCGGAGACGCGGGCGCCGCCCGGGAATGCCTGCTGAGTCTGGGATGGGCGCTGCTGATGGAGGCGGATATCCCGGGCGCGGTGGCCCAGTTTCAGAAGCTTCTAGCGCAGGTGGAGGCGGCTCGAGCGCTGTTCCTGCTGCCCGCCTGCTTACACGGTCTCGGGTTGGCGCTCGCCTATGCCGGCCGGATCGACGAGGCCCGCCTGGCTTCGCGTGCCGCGATGGCCGCCGAAGCCGATCGCGACGGGGTGTCTCCGCAGGGCATCGGCCATTCGGCGCTGGCAGCGGCCGAGCTGGCGGCGGGGGACGCCCGGGCCAGTCTGGATGCGAGCGAGACTGCGCGGCAACAGATGTCCGCCCAGAAAGTCCTGGCCGCCGGCCAAGGGGCCCGCACCGCCGACGCCGCGCTGGCCACCGGCGATCTGACCGCCGCGCGAACCTGGGCCGACGAGGCGGTGTCGATGACCACCGGCTGGCACCTCGCGTACGCGCTCATCGTCCGGGCTCGCACCTCGCTGATCGAGGGCCGGCCCTCAGACGCGGTTCGGGATGCGAGGCAGGCGCTTTCGTGCACGGCAGAGTGCGGGACGTATCTCAATGTGCCTGACGCAGTCGAATGCCTTGCCGCTGCCGTCAGTCATCAAGGCGCGCTCGGCGACGCCGTACGACTACTGGCGGCCACCGCTGCGATCCGGCTGCGGTGCGGGTTGGTTCGGTTCAAGATCCGCGACGAGGACTATGCCGCCTTGCTGGACTCGCTGCGGGAATCTTTAGCGCCTGACGAATTCGAGTCCGAATGGTCCGCGGGCGAGGCCATGAGTATCGACGACGTGGTCGCATACGCGGTCCGGGGCCGAGGCGCGCGCCAGCGTCCCGATTCGGGATGGGCATCGCTGACGCCTGCGGAACTGGACGTCGTGCGGTTCGTGTGTGAGGGGCTGGGCAACAAGGAGATTGCCGCGCGGCTGTTAATCTCCCCGCGGACCGTTCAGGCCCACTTGTCGCACGTTTTCACCAAGCTCGGCCTGTCCTCCCGCGTTCAGCTTGTGCAGGAGGCGGCCAAGCATGGGTAGCGGTCAGGCCGCTGCGGTCACCGGCTGGTTCGCCGGTTCCAGTGCTTGCGCGACGATCTCCGCGACGTCGGTCATCGGCGTGACGGTCAGCGTCTCGAGCACTTCAGTAGGCACGTCGTCGAGGTCCGGCTCGTTTCGCTGCGGGATGAAAACCGTTGACAGACCAGCACGTTGGGCGGCCAGCAGCTTCTGCTTCACACCACCGATCGGCAGCACCCGGCCGTTCAGCGTGACCTCACCGGTCATGCCGACGTCGGAGCGAACCTGACGGCCGGTGGCCATCGACACCAGCGCGGTGACCATCGTGACACCGGCCGACGGGCCGTCCTTGGGCACCGCGCCCGCCGGCACGTGCACGTGAATGCGCCGGTCCAGCGCCGTCGGGTCGACACCCAATTCGGCCGCATGGGAGCGGACGTAGGACAGCGCGATCTGCGCCGACTCCTTCATCACGTCGCCCAGTTGACCGGTCAGCTGCAACCCGGGCTCACCATCGGTGGCCCCGGCTTCGATATAGAGC from the Mycobacterium lentiflavum genome contains:
- a CDS encoding nitroreductase family deazaflavin-dependent oxidoreductase, yielding MTGLGDLKRQVVHRVQRLVVNPVGRQLPVTMLETTGRKSGQPRRTPVGGRVVDNQFWMVSEHGEHSDYVRNIKANPGVRLRLGGQWRNGTAHLLPDDDAVRRLDNLPRLNSAVVRMMGSDLLTIRVDLD
- a CDS encoding LuxR C-terminal-related transcriptional regulator, which produces MSEIDESDLTVAEMLPTGTVTLLLADVEGSTRLWQTVPDEMADAVARLDQVLGRIVAEHRGVRPVEQGEGDSFVLAFRHATDAVACALALQREPLAPIRVRIGVHTGEVQLRDEGNYIGSTINKAARLRDLAHGGQIVLSGAATELAADCLPPNAWLIELGTHRLRDLPRAERVVQLCHPDISVEFPPLRVAEDAVTGRLPVQLTSFIGRGDELGELRNLLSDNRLLTLTGAGGVGKTRLALELAAAVAGEFPGGAWCVDLAPIPHPDVIAVTVALALGLPDQPGISTLDNIVRFIGDRTILLVVDNCEHLLDGTASVITELLGRCPNLKVLATSREPLAVAGEVSWRVPSLSVDDDAVALFTDRAKRVRPNFRVTDDNLAVVRELCRRLDGLPLAIELAAARVRALSLPEIIAGLNDRFRLLTGGSRTAVRRQQTLHASVDWSHTLLTDEERSLFHSTAVFAGGFDLDAASFVCAEGRAERFHVVDQLTLLVDKSLVVAEEGRLGTRYRLLETIRQYAQEHLGASGQADAVRERHRDYYLAMATALDAPQRTDYEHRLDQVEVEMDNLRAALGWCLETRAIGPALTLASALFPLWRSRLRIWEGKSWFDTVFAEKSSDGDHAVDRTVWARALADAAALGAWLGALDNMQRAERALAIAREVDDPALLTRVLTSYGLVAGWSAVGGTATQACFDEAGRLARELGDWWGLSQIYAWQAYSAVGVGDARAARAAAEQGRDVAESIGDAGAARECLLSLGWALLMEADIPGAVAQFQKLLAQVEAARALFLLPACLHGLGLALAYAGRIDEARLASRAAMAAEADRDGVSPQGIGHSALAAAELAAGDARASLDASETARQQMSAQKVLAAGQGARTADAALATGDLTAARTWADEAVSMTTGWHLAYALIVRARTSLIEGRPSDAVRDARQALSCTAECGTYLNVPDAVECLAAAVSHQGALGDAVRLLAATAAIRLRCGLVRFKIRDEDYAALLDSLRESLAPDEFESEWSAGEAMSIDDVVAYAVRGRGARQRPDSGWASLTPAELDVVRFVCEGLGNKEIAARLLISPRTVQAHLSHVFTKLGLSSRVQLVQEAAKHG
- a CDS encoding cytochrome P450, yielding MTTHALPTLDQVELPEIAYDDAGTIDEVHDVLRRAREQGPFALGPFGPEVLTYDLVRTVLRDSRFAMPRGLALAVQGITGGPVWDRVCRLIISLDGREHHRLRRLVSRAFTPRAADRMRQACVEVIAELIAAHRDAGRCDIVTAIARPYPVPIICAMLGAPRSDWQLFSGWADHIGYAFGVDVAPHTTEILVAWDEFDAYLDDLIARRRRDLSDDLISDLIRAEDQGDRLTHEELVNLALILLNGGTDTTRNQLSAAVQAFCGHPDQWDRLAAHPELAPRAVEEVMRHSPIILKTLRVPTEDLALGGLIIPAGTPVFANTAAANRDPAKYDAPDRLDITRDGPPAMLTFGGGNHYCLGAHLARVELAEALAALAQMLTCPRRVGDAPWKPIAGISGPTQLVVDYLPRAPGPGGRPVAIAESTA
- a CDS encoding DUF72 domain-containing protein, with the translated sequence MTVRIGTSGWSYDHWADVLYPRGTASARRLARYAEVFDTVELNASFYRWPKDSTFTRWRDQLSPGFTMSVKAHRGLTHYRRLGSPEPWIERFERCWHLLGDHHGVLLVQVHPELQRDSASETRLDSFLDLVPGSIRVAVELRHPSWDDPAVYQLLERHRAAYVVMSGAGLACIPRATTDLVYIRMHGPDPDSLYTGSYPDDELRSWADRIVAWDHEGRDVWMYFNNDLGGHAVRNALSVRDLVS
- a CDS encoding endonuclease → MSKSDGSKQLVRRVLKAGGSTYAHEAGIRIGDKPMPLFQLLVLSMLASKPIDAAIAMRGARELFKAGLRTPKAVLAADRHKIIDAFGRAHYVRYDESSATRLTEMAQRVDDEYFGDLREIAERSHQDAAQARRMLKEFKGIGDTGADIYLREVQDVWPWVRPYFDDRATGTAKKLGLPAEPAELGALAPRANARLAAALVRASLDKELCSRMAG
- a CDS encoding TfoX/Sxy family protein, which encodes MAYDLELANRIRELLAPLRGVDEKAMFGGLAFLVGGNMAVAASGKGGLMVRVPPEDTVKLLDRPHVSPMVMAGREARGWLRVAAEGVKTKRQLASWVDRGVGYAGSLPSK